The nucleotide window TCAGGCAGGCTTCTTATCTATGCTGGTCAATCAAAATAGGATTACCATCCGGATCGGTAAGCGTAATGTAAGCGGAACCTGTTGTTGTTTCATCAGCCTCGGCAGTCAATTCAACACCCTGCTTTTTCAGGTGTTGCTGAACTGCACGCACATCGTCAAATGCTGCCAGGTGTTTGGCTTCCTGGTCCCAACCGGGATTAAATGTGAGCATGTTTTTATCAAACATACCCTGGAAAAGCCCGATAACAGATGTTCCGTTCTTCAGCACAATCCAGTTTTGATTAATATCTCCTCCTTTGTAAGTGAACCCCAGCTTTTCATAAAATGCTTTTGAAGCATGAATGTCTTTAACTGTAAGGCTTACCGAAAATGCACCCAGTTTAATATTATCCATCTGAACTGATTTTATATATAATAAATGTATCGAAAATTTATTTCCGTGAAAAAAATCGCCGCAGGTACCCGGAATTTCAGCGTGCCTTGTAAGATTGATTTGCTGGTACAACTAAATATTATTTAACCCCGCCTGAATCGGGCAGGCGCCAGGACGGGACAACGCTAAGAAAAATTTCCATAAAACATTCACAGCAGAGAAGCGGAGATAACGCAGAGTGGTGCATTACATATTCCAGGTTTACTTTAGCTGGATAGTACTATAACCTGTGGGTATCCTTTGCGTCCCCGTTTCTTCGCGCCTGTCCGACTGCAGCAGGCGGGTTAAGAGATATAAGCAGCTTTTTAGTTATATTTATTGTATCGAAAACTTTAAGGGCTCTCAGGGCCTTTATGTAATATCTGCGCAAATGAAAAGTTCACGCCGTTCGTTCATCAAAATTTCGGGAGCGCTGACAGCGCTGGCTACCTTGCCAGGCTCCGTCAAAGCATTCTACCAGGATGTAAAAAAATTTTTTGTTCCTCCCAAACAAACCATACCGCTCACTATCAACATTAATAAAAAACCGTATAAGGTAACTGCCGATACCCGCACTACTTTACTGGACCTTTTAAGGGAGGAGTTGCAACTAACCGGCACTAAAAAAGGTTGCGACCATGGTCAATGCGGCGCCTGTACCGTACATATCAATGGCGAACGGGTACTTAGTTGTCTTACCCTATCGGCACAAACTGTTGGAAAGGAGGTTACCACCATTGAAGGCTTAGCCGATGGCGACCAGTTACACCCCATGCAACAGGCATTTATAGAATGCGATGGCTTCCAGTGCGGATATTGCACGCCCGGCCAGATCATGTCTGCCGTTGCCTGCGTAAAAGAGGGACATACAAAGTCCGTTGCAGAGATAAAAGAATTTATGAGTGGTAACCTCTGCCGTTGCGGGGCTTACAACGGTATTGTTGAATCTATACAAAAAGTGGCAGCTATATGAGACCCTTTAGTTTTAGTAAAACGGAAAATACGGCGAAGGCTGTAGCATCCAAAAATGACCAGGCCCGGTTTATCGCGGGTGGCACTAACCTGGTAGACCTGATGAAAAAGCATATTGCCCAACCTGAGGCTGTGATCGATATAACCAGCTCACTTTCGGCTAAAATAGAAAACACTACCAAGGGCCTGCGTATCGGTGCGATGGTTCGGAACAGTGCTTTGACTACTGATAGTAAAATACTTTCGCAGCACCCGCTAATAGCAAAAGCTGTGTTGGCCGGCGCTTCTCCCCAGATCCGGAATATGGCCAGTACCGGCGGCAACCTGTTGCAACGCACCCGTTGCCCTTATTTTTACGATACAACAAGTCCTTGTAATAAAAGAAAACCGGGATCGGGTTGTAGTGCCCTTAAAGGCGAAAACCGGATGAGCGCCGTAGTAGGTTATAGTGATCAATGTGTAGCGGTTCATCCTTCAGATCTATGTGTAGCACTTGCTGCTTTGGATGCATCGGTAAATATTATAAACAAACAGCAGCAAAAAACAACCATTGCCTTTAAAGACTTTCACCGGCTGCCTGGCGATCAACCTCAAACAGATAACCAGTTGCCTGCGAATGCTTTGATCACTTCTATCGATATCGCATCCCATCCGTTTCATAAAAATAGCGCTTATGTGAAGTTGCGCGACCGCGACTCCTATGCATTTGCTTTGGTGTCTGTTGCTGCCGCGCTTCATTTGCTGGGTAATAAAATTAAAGATGCCCGTTTAGCCTCCGGAGGAGTAGCTCATAAGCCATGGCGCTGGTACGCTGCCGAAGCTTATTTAAAAGGAAAAGAAGCGAACGTTGAAAACTTTAAAAAAGCGGCCGATATCGCCATAAGTGGGCTGAAACCCTTGTCCGGCAATGCTTTTAAAATACCCATGTTGAGAGGGGCTATAGAAACAGCATTGCAGAATTGCCTGGCAGGTTAAATGCTTCATTTTATAAAGATCAATCACGATAAATATTATTCAACAAAAGCACCGGCTGATAGATAAACTTTGATTATGGCATTTTTTGATGAATCTTTTGATAGCGTGGCTCCTGCCGAAGGACGCGTAGAGGGTGTAGCAAAAGTTACGGGAAAAGGAAAGTATGCGGCGGAATACGAAGTGCGGGGTGTATGCTATGCGGTACTGGTAGACAGCTCCATTGCCTCGGGTACGATCAAAAATATTAACCTGCAAAACGCGAAGCAGGTTGCAGGTGTGATCGATATTGTAACCCATCAACATAAACCGCAGGTTCCGGGCCTGGCCGATGAAGCTAAAATAAAGGAATCCAGGTTTGGGCTTCCTGTCTTTCATACCGATAAAATATACTTCAAAGGCCAACCCATTGCCATCGTCATTGCCGACACCCTCGAAAACGCTACTTATGCCGCCTCACTGGTTACGGCAGATTACGATACCACTCCCTTTAAAGTTGATTTTGAAAAAGAACATCCCTTAAATCCACTGGCCCATGCGGGTAAGGAAAGAGGCTCTTTAGACAGCTGGAATAACCTGCCACATATAGTAGAAGCTTCTTACAACATAAAAGCGGAAGTGCATAATCCCATGGAGATGCATGCCACTATTGCGCACTGGATTAGTAACGATCGGTTAAAACTATTCGATAAAAACCAGGGAGTAAACAACGTACAACGCAGCTTTGCCAGGCTTTTCAATATTCCCGAAAAGAACATTGAAGTGTTCAGCGAATTCGTTGGCGGCGGGTTTGGTTCGGGCTTAAGAGTATGGCCCGGCGCTCTGGCAGCTGTAATGGCGGCGAAGCAGGTGAACCGCCCCGTGAAATTGATGTTGACGCGCCCGCAGATGTTTCATTCGGTAGGTTATCGTCCGGCATCCTGGCAAAAAGTAAAAATGGGTGCAGATAACGAAGGCAATATTGCCGGTGTATGGCACCAGGCTAAAAATGGCACTTCTGTTTATGAAAGTTTTGGAGAAGGTATTACACGTGTAACCCGTCTTATTTACAAATTTCCCAACCTCAAAGCCGAATCGGCCATTGTACCTCTGAATCTCTCCACACCTACCTGGATGCGGGGACCGGGCGATTGCACCGGCGATTTTGCCATCGAAAGCGCCATTGACGAATTAAGCTACCAAATAGGAATGGACCCTGTACAGCTACGGCTTAAAAACCTGGCCTTGGATAAAAACCCCGACTCAGGCTTACCCTGGTCCACCAACTTTATCGACGAATGTATCAAAAAAGGGGCGGCGATGATCGACTGGACACAGCGCAAAAATAAACCGGGGCAAACCCGGGATGGAGACTGGAGCACCGGTTACGGCATGGCAGTGGGCATGTGGAACGCGGGTCGCGGCAATGCCAGTGCCGGCATCGAAATGCGCAAGGACGGCAGCATTACGGTACAAACAGCCATGACCGATATTGGTACCGGGACAGGAACGGGTATGTACAATATAGCACACGAGGTTACCGGTATTCCTAAAAGTAAAATAAAAATAGAGCTCGGCAATTCCACTTTGCCACCGGCGCCCAGCCAGGGCGGCAGTACCGGCTTATCTTCTGTAAGTGGCGCGGTAGTGGCTGTTTGCAGCGCCCTGAAGTTGAAGCTGGCCGAATATGCAGCGACTATTAACGAAAAATATAAAGGGGTTACCGCCGCAGATGTACTACTCTCAGAAAATGGGATTTCTTTAAAATCAGCTAATACCGAGTTGGTTTCTTATAGCCAGATCTGGTCAAAAAACAACCTGACCGTTATTGACCTGGAAGCCAGCTCAGGCCCCGGCGAAGAACGTAAACAATATGCTTTCTGCTCTTCTGCAGCTCATTTTTGCAAAGTGCGGGTCAATACCAAAACAGGTAAATTGAAAGTAGAAAAGCTGGTTTGCGTGGCAGACGGCGGTAAGATAGTGAACGAAAAAGCTGCCGCCAACCAGATGTCGGGTGCAGCCGTAGGGGGTATCGGTATGGCTTTGATGGAAGAGCAGGTGGCAGATGGTCACCTGGGTGGACTGGTTGGCAACGACCTGGCCGGCTATCATTTTGCGGTTAATGCCGATGCACCCATTATTGACGTGGCTTTTATCGGCAAGCCGGATGTTAACATCAATCCCACAGGAGCAAAAGGTTTGGGAGAAGTGGGTATCATTGGCGTTGCGGCTGCTATTTCTAACGCCATTTATAATGCAACCGGCAAACGTTTGAGAGATTTGCCGATTACACCTGACAAAATATTAGATAAGTCTTAAAAGAAGTTAAATGCTTACAGCTATTCATCCTAAATTACCCATGCGCAATAAGTTGGCTACAAAAGCTTATTATATAGACCGGCTGGGTTTTAAAGATTGCGGCGCTGTTGACTACGATGGCTACCTCATGGTTGAAAAAGAAGGCATAGAAATTCATTTTTTTGAGTTCAAAGAGTTGAATCCCGCTGAGAATTATGGGCAGGTCTATATCCGTACCAACAATATCGAAGAGCTGTATCAATCTTTAATAAACAGCAATGTTGCTATTCATCCTAATGGGCATTTGGAAACCAAGCCCTGGGGACAGAAAGAGTTTTCTTTACTGGACCCTGATAATAACCTGCTGACATTTGGGCAACACTCTTCCTAGTGCGGAGATTAAAACCATTTAGGTATTAAGGTTATTAAGCCAGCAGCAATCTGATATTCTTCTACTTGATTCATTTTATTTTTTCCAAATGATATCGGGCAGATGTTATATTATCCTTATATCATTCATATAGTATTAAATGAATTAAAACAATTCGGGCATTTCGTTTTATCCTGTCGATTGCCCTGTTTCTGTCTTCCTTTTGCCAATATAAAGTTCACTACATTTGGTTCTCAAAACCAACCAACCATGGCGATCAGGATTTTTATTACAGGCGGCACTTTTGATAAGGAATATAATATGTTAAATGGTCAGCTCTATTTCAAAGACACCCACCTGCATGAACTGTTAGAAAAAGGGCGTAACCTGGTACCCGTTGAAATAAGAACACTGATGATGATTGACAGCCTGGAAATGACCGAGGAAGACCGCGAGTTAATTGCTTACCAATGCGAACAGTGCGAGGAAGAGCAGATCGTAATTACGCATGGCACGGACACCATGGATAAAACCGCTCAGGTTCTGGCGGAAAAAGTAAAGAATAAAACGATCGTTATTACCGGCGCTATGATTCCTATTAAATTTGGCAGCTCCGATGGCTTATTCAACCTGGGTAGTGCTTTGGCATTTGCCCAAACGCTTCCCCCCGGCGTTTATGTAGCGATGAATGGCCGTTATTTCAACTGGAACAATGTTCGCAAGAACAGGCAATCAGGCATTTTTGAAGAAATTAAATAAAAGCAACACCGGCAATCGCTTTTCTACTTATAGTTTCCCCATCTTTGCAGGCTCAATAAACGAAATGGAGAAGTCGCTCCCCGAATTCCGGTAACCGGATAATCGGATGGTGGTTTTTCCGATTCAAAATAAAAACCAATCGGATGAAAACTTCGAAAAGCGCTGCCATCGGCTTTATTTTTATAACCCTTACTATCGATGTTATCGGCTGGGGATTGATCATCCCGGTGATGCCCAAGCTCCTTTCTGAATTAAAGCATATTCCGATCAATGAAACGAGTACCTGGGGAGGCATACTGGTATCTGTTTTTGCGGCCATGCAATTTATTTTTGCGCCATTGATGGGAAATCTTAGCGATCGCTTTGGACGAAGACCCATCATTTTGCTATCCCTTCTCGGATTCTGTGTAGATTATATCATCCTCGCCCTGGCTCATAATTATGCTTTGCTTTTTGTTGGCCGCGTGCTCGCAGGTATCACCGGGGCAAGTTTTACAGCAGCAAGTGCTTATATAGCAGACATTAGTACGAACGAAAACCGAGCTAAAAATTTTGGATTGATCGGTGCAGCCTTCGGATTGGGATTTGTACTGGGCCCTGCACTGGGTGGTTTGCTGGCCGGCTGGGGCTTAAGGGCTCCTTTTTATGCAGCCGCGATTCTTTGCTTTATTAATTTCTTATATGGTTATTTTGTACTCCCCGAATCGCTAAAGCCGGAAAACCGCAGACCTTTTAGCTGGCTAAAGGCTAATCCTGTCGGGTCTCTTTTGTTCTTCATAAAACATAAGGAAATAACCGGCCTCGTTGCAGGTTTTATTTTTATATACCTGGCAGCTCACGCGGTGCAAAGCAACTGGAGTTATTTTACCATGTTTGTGTTTGACTGGACTGAAAAGCAGGTCGGTATTTCTCTGGCAATTGTGGGCGTATTGGTTGGGCTGGTACAAGGCGGTCTGATACGCATTATTAACCCAAGGCTCGGGGATGAAAAAAGTACTTACCTGGGACTTTTGCTATATGCAGTAGGTTTAACGCTGTTTGCTTTTGCTTCTCAAAGCTGGATGATGTATGTATTCCTGATCCCTTATTGTTTGGGTGGCATTGCTGGTCCCGCGCTACAGTCTATTATAACCAAACATATTCCTAATAACGAGCAGGGAGAGCTGCAAGGCGGTTTAACCAGCCTGATGAGCCTTACTTCTATATTTGGTCCGCTAATTATGACGGGGTTATTTAACTATACCACACATAAAGAGTCTGCCATTCACTTCCCGGGGGCACCGTTCTTACTAGGTGCTGTTTTTATGCTGATCAGCATCTGGATATCCCGCATAGTGTTACAGAAAGAGCGCAAAGAAAATCCTGAATTGGCTAAACGCCTGGATGAGCCCGCAACAGAGCCAACGATTACGCAAGCCTAAACATAAAATACTAAAACATCCGTTTAGTACCATTTTTGGTCCGAAAAACGACATAAGGATACGGCGATTGCGGTGTAATTTTGTATAGTATTAAACGTGCTATGACAAAGTTCCCGGTATACAATATTTGCAATATCAGTGCTTCATCCACACCGCCGGATGAGGATATTCTTGTGGAAGACTTTGCTCAATACATTAGCCGTCATTATGCAAAACTGAATTATCCACACCGGCACGCTTTTTATCATGTTGTATTGTTTACCGCGGGCAAAGGAACACATACTATCGATTTTAAAACCTTTCCCGTAGTGGCTGGTCAGGCGTATTTTATGATTCCCGGGCAGGTGCATGGGTGGCAATTTGAAGGAAAAGTAGAGGGTTATATTATTAACTTTTC belongs to Niabella yanshanensis and includes:
- a CDS encoding VOC family protein, giving the protein MDNIKLGAFSVSLTVKDIHASKAFYEKLGFTYKGGDINQNWIVLKNGTSVIGLFQGMFDKNMLTFNPGWDQEAKHLAAFDDVRAVQQHLKKQGVELTAEADETTTGSAYITLTDPDGNPILIDQHR
- a CDS encoding (2Fe-2S)-binding protein; amino-acid sequence: MKSSRRSFIKISGALTALATLPGSVKAFYQDVKKFFVPPKQTIPLTININKKPYKVTADTRTTLLDLLREELQLTGTKKGCDHGQCGACTVHINGERVLSCLTLSAQTVGKEVTTIEGLADGDQLHPMQQAFIECDGFQCGYCTPGQIMSAVACVKEGHTKSVAEIKEFMSGNLCRCGAYNGIVESIQKVAAI
- a CDS encoding FAD binding domain-containing protein; amino-acid sequence: MRPFSFSKTENTAKAVASKNDQARFIAGGTNLVDLMKKHIAQPEAVIDITSSLSAKIENTTKGLRIGAMVRNSALTTDSKILSQHPLIAKAVLAGASPQIRNMASTGGNLLQRTRCPYFYDTTSPCNKRKPGSGCSALKGENRMSAVVGYSDQCVAVHPSDLCVALAALDASVNIINKQQQKTTIAFKDFHRLPGDQPQTDNQLPANALITSIDIASHPFHKNSAYVKLRDRDSYAFALVSVAAALHLLGNKIKDARLASGGVAHKPWRWYAAEAYLKGKEANVENFKKAADIAISGLKPLSGNAFKIPMLRGAIETALQNCLAG
- a CDS encoding xanthine dehydrogenase family protein molybdopterin-binding subunit — encoded protein: MAFFDESFDSVAPAEGRVEGVAKVTGKGKYAAEYEVRGVCYAVLVDSSIASGTIKNINLQNAKQVAGVIDIVTHQHKPQVPGLADEAKIKESRFGLPVFHTDKIYFKGQPIAIVIADTLENATYAASLVTADYDTTPFKVDFEKEHPLNPLAHAGKERGSLDSWNNLPHIVEASYNIKAEVHNPMEMHATIAHWISNDRLKLFDKNQGVNNVQRSFARLFNIPEKNIEVFSEFVGGGFGSGLRVWPGALAAVMAAKQVNRPVKLMLTRPQMFHSVGYRPASWQKVKMGADNEGNIAGVWHQAKNGTSVYESFGEGITRVTRLIYKFPNLKAESAIVPLNLSTPTWMRGPGDCTGDFAIESAIDELSYQIGMDPVQLRLKNLALDKNPDSGLPWSTNFIDECIKKGAAMIDWTQRKNKPGQTRDGDWSTGYGMAVGMWNAGRGNASAGIEMRKDGSITVQTAMTDIGTGTGTGMYNIAHEVTGIPKSKIKIELGNSTLPPAPSQGGSTGLSSVSGAVVAVCSALKLKLAEYAATINEKYKGVTAADVLLSENGISLKSANTELVSYSQIWSKNNLTVIDLEASSGPGEERKQYAFCSSAAHFCKVRVNTKTGKLKVEKLVCVADGGKIVNEKAAANQMSGAAVGGIGMALMEEQVADGHLGGLVGNDLAGYHFAVNADAPIIDVAFIGKPDVNINPTGAKGLGEVGIIGVAAAISNAIYNATGKRLRDLPITPDKILDKS
- a CDS encoding bleomycin resistance protein, whose protein sequence is MLTAIHPKLPMRNKLATKAYYIDRLGFKDCGAVDYDGYLMVEKEGIEIHFFEFKELNPAENYGQVYIRTNNIEELYQSLINSNVAIHPNGHLETKPWGQKEFSLLDPDNNLLTFGQHSS
- a CDS encoding asparaginase domain-containing protein, with the protein product MAIRIFITGGTFDKEYNMLNGQLYFKDTHLHELLEKGRNLVPVEIRTLMMIDSLEMTEEDRELIAYQCEQCEEEQIVITHGTDTMDKTAQVLAEKVKNKTIVITGAMIPIKFGSSDGLFNLGSALAFAQTLPPGVYVAMNGRYFNWNNVRKNRQSGIFEEIK
- a CDS encoding TCR/Tet family MFS transporter; translation: MKTSKSAAIGFIFITLTIDVIGWGLIIPVMPKLLSELKHIPINETSTWGGILVSVFAAMQFIFAPLMGNLSDRFGRRPIILLSLLGFCVDYIILALAHNYALLFVGRVLAGITGASFTAASAYIADISTNENRAKNFGLIGAAFGLGFVLGPALGGLLAGWGLRAPFYAAAILCFINFLYGYFVLPESLKPENRRPFSWLKANPVGSLLFFIKHKEITGLVAGFIFIYLAAHAVQSNWSYFTMFVFDWTEKQVGISLAIVGVLVGLVQGGLIRIINPRLGDEKSTYLGLLLYAVGLTLFAFASQSWMMYVFLIPYCLGGIAGPALQSIITKHIPNNEQGELQGGLTSLMSLTSIFGPLIMTGLFNYTTHKESAIHFPGAPFLLGAVFMLISIWISRIVLQKERKENPELAKRLDEPATEPTITQA